A region from the Terriglobia bacterium genome encodes:
- a CDS encoding TonB-dependent receptor, with amino-acid sequence MDLPNREAAVNVRSFVVALFVALLLAGSLMAQQETGRIVGTVKDQSGAVVPGAAVTIKNIATSAVRTTVTAGDGTYVATNLLPGTYSVTVALTGFNTISRQLTLAVGSVATTDFTLTVGATPTTVVVSEAAVQVDTETQTLSNVITTKQILQLPTLTRDPYDLVAIAGNITPIDPRDVANGSFRGVGFNINGQRDASTNILLDGADNNDTFLATVGQRVPLDSVQEFSVVSSAFTAEYGRASGGVVNVVTKTGTNEFHGSAYEFNRVSKLSSNGFDNNAKGIPRPVFDRNQFGFSVGGPVLKDKLFFFNSTEWMRVRSGSTSTALVPTPELLAAAAPQTQLFFQTLGALKVQPNGRIYTKNDLPGLCGPSGPCAALAGTTPVWATVNYPVPTDAGGGFPQNQYQTVSRVDYNLSSKTTLYGRYALQSIDFFNGFQSFSPYQGYDTGETDFNQNALFSVTHTFTPQLVSQSKVVYNRLTSLDPLSTAPVSPTLFLASGSVASKINGIDVALPGYLPFTPGSGIPFGGPQNLGQVYEDVGWTKGVHTFRFGGQYIYIRDNRAFGAYQEPVEQLGTNLSQGMDNLLTGQLFRFSAAIDPQGKFPGQTVSLPVGTPDFTRSNRYHDFALYAQDSWRVVPRFTANFGVRWEYFGVQHNKDPFKDSNFYFGSGSSIDQQVANGSVQLAPNSPTGGLWKKDLDNFAPRVGAAWDVFGNGKTSLRGGYGISYERNFGNVTFNVIQNPPNYAVLQLSTVDVGGSLPVTLSNAGPLSGSTGSKVLPLVSLRAVDPNMETAYAHFWDVSLEHEIVRGTVVSLEYTGSKGHGLYAVNPLNMQGSGAVFLGMSDPLARENPQYGNINFRTDNGFSNYDGMILGVRSGDLFKQGLQISGSWTWSHSLDNLSSTFSELINDFNLGLTDSKNPALDYGNSDFDIRHRVSISAVWDLPYGKSLKGVSSQVLRGWSFAPIFTAHTGAPFSIFDGSNVNNIYNRMILVNPISLTGSSNPAPVAGIPNNFTFLDLSSEAAGVGSYANPITGNSDFGPYPANMSGRNIFRQPGAWDFNLGAYKNFKLPKEGTSLQFRAEMYNVFNHSNLYADITSVDISSNSYVPALKGLTGTAAERRNIQFALKFVF; translated from the coding sequence ATGGATTTACCCAATAGAGAAGCTGCCGTAAACGTGCGGTCCTTTGTGGTCGCATTGTTTGTGGCGCTGCTGCTGGCCGGGAGTCTCATGGCACAGCAGGAAACCGGCCGGATTGTCGGAACCGTCAAGGACCAGAGCGGGGCGGTGGTTCCGGGTGCGGCCGTGACCATCAAAAACATCGCCACCAGTGCAGTGCGCACAACGGTCACCGCAGGTGACGGAACCTACGTCGCAACCAACCTGCTGCCGGGAACCTACTCGGTCACTGTGGCATTGACGGGATTTAACACCATTAGCAGACAGCTTACCTTGGCAGTCGGCAGTGTTGCCACCACTGATTTCACCCTGACGGTCGGCGCCACGCCGACGACCGTGGTGGTCAGCGAAGCAGCTGTGCAGGTAGACACCGAGACACAGACGCTGTCGAACGTGATCACCACGAAACAGATCCTTCAACTCCCCACTTTGACGCGCGACCCCTACGACCTCGTCGCCATCGCGGGCAATATCACTCCAATTGATCCGCGAGATGTCGCCAACGGCTCCTTCCGCGGGGTCGGATTTAACATCAATGGGCAGCGTGACGCGAGCACCAATATTCTGTTGGACGGCGCCGACAACAACGACACCTTTCTCGCAACGGTCGGACAGCGCGTGCCGCTCGACTCGGTACAGGAATTCAGCGTGGTATCGAGCGCGTTCACCGCGGAGTATGGACGCGCGAGCGGGGGCGTGGTAAACGTGGTCACTAAAACGGGGACGAACGAATTCCACGGCTCTGCCTACGAGTTCAACCGCGTCTCGAAGCTCTCTTCCAACGGCTTCGACAACAACGCCAAGGGCATTCCCAGACCCGTCTTTGACCGGAATCAGTTCGGATTTTCGGTCGGCGGACCCGTACTGAAGGATAAGCTGTTTTTCTTCAACAGCACGGAATGGATGCGGGTGCGCAGCGGGTCCACGTCAACCGCCCTGGTGCCGACGCCTGAGCTCCTTGCAGCCGCAGCGCCGCAAACGCAGCTGTTCTTCCAAACCTTGGGCGCCCTGAAAGTCCAGCCCAACGGAAGGATCTATACCAAGAACGACCTCCCCGGTCTCTGCGGTCCATCAGGTCCTTGTGCGGCTCTTGCCGGCACCACACCGGTTTGGGCCACCGTGAACTATCCGGTACCGACCGATGCCGGCGGCGGATTCCCGCAAAACCAATACCAGACAGTTTCGCGCGTCGACTACAACCTGAGCAGCAAAACTACGCTCTACGGCCGTTATGCGTTACAGAGTATCGACTTTTTCAACGGCTTCCAAAGCTTCAGTCCCTATCAGGGCTACGATACCGGTGAAACTGATTTCAATCAGAACGCGCTGTTCTCGGTCACGCACACCTTCACCCCGCAGTTGGTCTCGCAGTCCAAGGTAGTCTACAATCGGCTGACATCCTTGGATCCGTTGAGCACGGCCCCGGTCTCCCCTACCCTCTTCCTGGCGAGCGGGAGCGTGGCTTCCAAGATCAATGGCATCGATGTGGCCTTGCCGGGATACTTGCCCTTCACCCCCGGCAGCGGCATCCCCTTCGGAGGACCGCAAAACCTCGGCCAAGTGTATGAGGATGTGGGCTGGACCAAGGGCGTTCACACTTTCCGCTTCGGCGGACAGTACATTTATATCCGCGACAACCGGGCATTCGGCGCCTACCAGGAGCCGGTCGAGCAGCTGGGCACCAACTTGAGCCAAGGGATGGACAATCTCCTGACCGGCCAGCTGTTCAGATTCTCGGCGGCGATCGATCCGCAGGGGAAATTCCCCGGCCAGACCGTTTCGTTGCCCGTCGGCACTCCCGATTTCACCCGCAGCAACCGGTATCACGACTTCGCGCTTTATGCCCAGGACTCCTGGCGCGTCGTTCCCCGATTCACGGCGAACTTCGGCGTGCGTTGGGAGTACTTCGGCGTCCAGCATAACAAGGATCCTTTCAAGGATTCGAATTTCTACTTCGGTTCCGGGTCGAGCATCGATCAACAGGTCGCGAATGGGTCCGTGCAGTTGGCGCCCAACAGCCCGACCGGCGGACTGTGGAAGAAGGATCTGGATAACTTCGCCCCGCGCGTCGGCGCGGCTTGGGACGTGTTCGGCAACGGCAAGACCAGTCTTCGTGGCGGATATGGAATCAGCTACGAAAGGAACTTCGGCAATGTGACCTTCAACGTGATTCAGAATCCGCCGAACTATGCGGTGCTGCAGCTCAGCACTGTGGATGTCGGAGGGAGCCTCCCGGTCACCCTCAGCAATGCCGGCCCCCTCTCCGGGTCAACCGGATCGAAGGTCCTTCCGCTAGTATCGTTGCGGGCCGTCGATCCAAACATGGAGACTGCCTATGCTCACTTTTGGGATGTGTCATTGGAGCATGAGATCGTCCGCGGGACCGTTGTCAGCCTCGAGTACACCGGCTCGAAAGGACATGGACTCTACGCGGTCAATCCCCTGAACATGCAGGGATCGGGCGCGGTTTTCCTGGGCATGTCGGATCCTCTGGCCAGGGAAAATCCACAGTATGGGAACATCAACTTCCGCACCGACAATGGTTTTTCCAACTACGACGGGATGATTCTGGGGGTAAGAAGCGGCGACTTGTTCAAGCAGGGGCTCCAGATCAGCGGTTCCTGGACCTGGTCGCACTCGCTGGACAACCTCAGCTCGACTTTCAGCGAGCTCATCAACGACTTCAACCTTGGTTTGACCGATTCCAAGAATCCGGCCCTTGACTATGGCAATTCCGATTTCGACATCCGGCATCGGGTCAGCATCAGCGCCGTTTGGGACCTTCCGTACGGGAAGAGCCTGAAGGGCGTCTCGTCCCAGGTCCTTAGAGGATGGAGCTTCGCACCCATCTTCACCGCACATACCGGCGCGCCGTTCTCCATCTTTGACGGCTCCAACGTCAATAACATCTACAACCGGATGATTCTCGTGAACCCGATATCACTTACGGGCTCAAGCAATCCTGCGCCTGTCGCTGGAATTCCGAACAACTTCACGTTCCTTGACCTCAGCTCGGAAGCAGCCGGTGTGGGCAGCTATGCCAATCCCATCACCGGAAACTCGGATTTCGGCCCATACCCTGCCAACATGTCCGGACGCAACATATTCCGTCAACCGGGCGCCTGGGACTTCAACCTGGGAGCTTACAAGAACTTCAAGCTGCCCAAGGAGGGAACCAGCTTGCAGTTCCGCGCCGAAATGTACAATGTATTCAATCACTCCAATCTCTATGCGGATATCACGTCGGTGGATATATCCAGTAACAGTTATGTCCCCGCCCTCAAGGGGCTGACGGGCACCGCTGCCGAACGAAGAAACATCCAGTTCGCCCTGAAGTTCGTCTTCTGA
- a CDS encoding universal stress protein: MFKHILVPLDGSELAEAALPAARFLAGALGAKVTLVHAVEENPPPTIHGERHLRTRTEAEVYLKEISSSAGPAGSTVVWHVHAAATGDIVKSIVEHQGEFAPDLIVMCTHGRGGLRRIIIGSIAQQVAAGGHTPVLLIRPDGHRRDSSFTVTRLLAPLDGERAHEQGLDVALGLARATGARLQLLSVVPTMGTLAGRDATMGRFMPGTTQAILDIAETDLKSYLTGQVSRLQKAGVPASAELRHGDTAPAIVEAADSLDASIIVLATHGKAGNEAFWTNSVAASVQAQTKRPLLLVPVKRGMGAGA, translated from the coding sequence ATGTTCAAGCATATCCTGGTTCCACTGGATGGATCCGAGCTCGCAGAGGCCGCTCTCCCCGCAGCCAGGTTTCTCGCCGGCGCGCTCGGAGCAAAAGTCACCTTAGTCCACGCAGTCGAAGAAAACCCGCCCCCTACAATCCATGGAGAGCGACATCTGCGAACCCGCACGGAGGCCGAAGTCTACTTGAAAGAGATCAGCTCTAGTGCCGGCCCGGCGGGATCGACGGTCGTTTGGCACGTGCATGCGGCCGCCACGGGCGATATCGTGAAGTCGATCGTGGAGCACCAGGGCGAGTTCGCCCCCGATCTGATCGTCATGTGCACGCACGGCCGCGGAGGCCTCAGGAGGATCATCATTGGCAGCATCGCCCAGCAGGTTGCAGCCGGCGGTCATACCCCCGTACTACTGATACGACCGGACGGGCATCGCCGGGATTCGTCCTTCACCGTCACGCGCCTCCTGGCACCCCTCGATGGCGAGCGGGCGCACGAGCAGGGACTCGATGTGGCGCTCGGACTGGCCCGGGCCACGGGCGCTCGGCTTCAGTTGCTGTCCGTCGTGCCGACGATGGGAACTCTGGCCGGCCGCGACGCCACCATGGGGCGATTCATGCCCGGCACCACGCAGGCAATTCTGGATATTGCGGAAACAGACCTCAAATCCTACCTCACCGGACAGGTATCCCGGCTCCAGAAGGCCGGGGTGCCGGCCTCTGCCGAACTCCGCCACGGCGATACGGCGCCGGCAATCGTGGAGGCTGCCGACTCTCTTGACGCCAGCATCATCGTGCTCGCCACCCACGGCAAAGCCGGAAACGAAGCCTTCTGGACCAACAGCGTGGCGGCAAGCGTCCAGGCGCAAACCAAACGCCCGCTCCTCCTTGTGCCGGTCAAGAGAGGCATGGGAGCAGGGGCTTGA
- a CDS encoding Nramp family divalent metal transporter: MKPPVTETYVKDGDVFTITSARQVLSGVSRKRGPARLWPFLGPAFIASIAYVDPGNFATNIEGGAKFGYTLLWVVVASNLMAILVQTLSAKLGIATGYNLGELCRLHFPRPVVWAMWIMMELVAMATDLAEFLGAALGFSLLFGMPLWLAGIPTILATLLVLALQARGFRLLEAVISAMLGVIAGCYVLETFLYRPDWHAVAFHAFVPQFSGTESVLLATGILGATIMPHVVFLHSSLTQGRIRVHDPRQRRRLLAFEVADVTIAMGVAGFVNAAMLVMAAATFHRYALGQVASLEDAYLTLQPLLGRAAGWIFAISLLASGLASATVGTMAGQVIMQGFIERRIPIWVRRLVTILPSMIVISLGLDPTRTLVISQVFLSFGLPFALVPLILFSQRRDLMGELVNRRLTSVAGWAVAGLVVALNFLLLYLTAFRG; this comes from the coding sequence ATGAAACCACCGGTGACCGAGACCTACGTAAAGGATGGCGACGTTTTCACCATTACGTCCGCCCGGCAGGTCCTGTCCGGGGTGAGCCGCAAACGGGGACCGGCTCGTCTCTGGCCCTTTCTCGGCCCCGCTTTCATCGCCAGCATCGCATACGTAGATCCGGGGAATTTCGCCACCAACATTGAAGGCGGCGCGAAGTTCGGATATACGCTTTTATGGGTGGTGGTGGCCAGCAACCTGATGGCCATCCTGGTTCAAACCCTTTCGGCCAAGCTCGGCATCGCCACCGGGTACAATCTGGGAGAGCTTTGCCGTCTTCACTTCCCTCGTCCCGTCGTTTGGGCGATGTGGATCATGATGGAACTGGTGGCGATGGCAACCGATCTCGCCGAGTTTCTCGGGGCGGCGTTGGGGTTCAGTCTCTTGTTCGGCATGCCGCTCTGGCTTGCAGGCATTCCGACGATCCTGGCCACACTCCTGGTGCTGGCGCTCCAGGCGCGCGGGTTCAGGCTCCTGGAGGCGGTGATCAGCGCCATGCTGGGCGTGATCGCCGGCTGCTATGTCCTGGAAACCTTCCTCTACAGACCCGACTGGCACGCGGTGGCCTTCCATGCCTTTGTGCCCCAATTCTCCGGGACGGAGAGCGTGCTGCTGGCGACCGGCATCCTGGGGGCGACCATCATGCCCCATGTGGTCTTTCTCCATTCCTCGCTCACCCAGGGCCGCATCCGGGTCCACGACCCGAGGCAGCGGCGGCGCCTTTTGGCGTTCGAGGTCGCCGACGTCACGATCGCGATGGGGGTTGCGGGATTCGTAAATGCCGCCATGCTGGTAATGGCGGCAGCGACATTCCATCGCTACGCTCTGGGCCAGGTTGCTTCGCTCGAAGATGCCTACCTCACGCTGCAACCCCTTCTGGGGCGCGCCGCCGGCTGGATCTTCGCAATCTCGCTTCTTGCTTCCGGGCTGGCATCCGCGACCGTCGGCACCATGGCGGGCCAAGTCATTATGCAGGGATTCATCGAGCGCCGCATCCCGATTTGGGTGCGTCGCCTGGTAACCATCCTGCCATCGATGATCGTGATCTCGCTCGGACTTGATCCGACCCGGACCCTGGTAATCAGCCAGGTGTTCCTGAGTTTCGGCCTGCCGTTCGCCCTTGTCCCGCTCATCCTCTTTTCGCAGCGGCGCGACCTCATGGGCGAACTGGTGAACCGCCGCCTGACTTCCGTGGCAGGCTGGGCGGTTGCGGGGCTGGTGGTGGCGCTGAATTTTCTGCTTCTATACTTAACCGCATTCCGGGGTTGA
- a CDS encoding TonB family protein, with protein MGSDERKTEDLKTQSDSYEETVLEFLDQEIATSTESTDGLKDQQDDVEELVGSLLKQALTESDEPAVRKGVGPQDLDLLFSDMFSGSDAGTQLESSSARPDADPRFGPKLEGSGLLDKAGAPAHPQVHVPRQPAAEMPRVEAAIPKQAVWTETVRNPLPSPSVPETGEVPLNSDRAVAESKKGSTGRNLLFFRSSRRPAWSVQMIVVGAAFLCLLAGTGITYFVGFRHPASTQPSAPPAPAPATQTLPAQVEVIMPPAATPDPGTKATPARTPRPATGSNTPAVSSAANNGTSAAPRKDANPAPATPTAKASPAPAAATPVVAPEKPATAAVAPVTESPVIIPPERPAEYTVSPPPAQTLAPPAATLTPLISKAAPSLDGLTPPNRPAFQPASLPRTATPASVLTRVMPTYPDLARKTRTTGTVVVDVLIDAQGKVTKATAASGPAVLRPEAVDAVLRWRFKPATLDGVNVTSSSQVTIVFKEPK; from the coding sequence ATGGGCAGCGACGAGCGAAAAACCGAGGACCTCAAAACGCAGAGCGACAGCTACGAGGAGACGGTTCTGGAGTTCCTCGATCAGGAGATCGCCACTTCGACCGAGTCCACGGACGGGCTGAAGGACCAACAGGACGATGTGGAAGAGCTGGTGGGCAGCCTTTTAAAACAGGCCCTGACGGAGTCGGACGAACCTGCAGTCCGCAAAGGAGTGGGCCCGCAGGACCTGGACCTGCTCTTCTCAGACATGTTCAGCGGTTCCGACGCGGGTACACAACTCGAGTCCAGTAGCGCCCGGCCGGACGCGGATCCGAGATTTGGCCCAAAACTCGAGGGGAGCGGGTTATTGGACAAAGCGGGTGCACCTGCCCACCCGCAGGTACATGTTCCCCGGCAACCAGCCGCAGAAATGCCCCGGGTGGAAGCAGCCATTCCGAAGCAGGCGGTCTGGACCGAGACGGTGCGAAATCCTCTGCCATCGCCGTCTGTTCCGGAAACAGGCGAGGTGCCACTGAATTCCGATCGTGCAGTCGCGGAATCCAAGAAAGGCTCGACGGGACGAAACCTCCTCTTTTTCCGCTCTTCGCGAAGGCCGGCCTGGAGTGTGCAGATGATCGTTGTAGGTGCTGCATTCCTGTGCCTGCTGGCTGGCACTGGAATCACTTATTTTGTCGGTTTTAGACACCCGGCATCGACCCAGCCCAGCGCACCTCCTGCTCCTGCCCCAGCGACTCAAACGCTCCCGGCTCAGGTGGAAGTGATCATGCCACCCGCAGCAACGCCGGATCCGGGAACGAAAGCCACACCCGCTCGTACCCCCCGCCCCGCGACCGGCTCCAACACCCCGGCAGTTTCGAGCGCTGCGAATAACGGCACGAGTGCCGCGCCCCGCAAAGACGCGAATCCCGCGCCGGCGACACCGACAGCCAAGGCGAGCCCAGCACCGGCTGCAGCCACGCCCGTCGTCGCCCCTGAAAAGCCCGCCACCGCCGCTGTTGCTCCCGTCACCGAGAGCCCCGTCATTATTCCGCCGGAGCGCCCGGCTGAATACACGGTATCACCGCCGCCTGCGCAGACACTGGCGCCTCCGGCAGCGACCTTGACACCGCTCATTTCCAAGGCCGCTCCCAGCCTCGATGGCTTGACCCCTCCCAACAGGCCGGCGTTTCAGCCGGCATCGTTGCCGCGAACTGCGACCCCCGCGAGTGTGCTCACGCGGGTAATGCCGACATATCCTGACTTAGCCAGGAAAACGCGCACTACGGGCACGGTCGTCGTCGACGTGCTGATCGATGCTCAGGGGAAAGTAACCAAGGCTACTGCGGCGAGTGGTCCTGCTGTCCTGCGGCCTGAAGCCGTGGATGCAGTCTTAAGGTGGCGATTCAAGCCGGCCACCCTTGACGGTGTGAATGTAACCAGCTCGAGTCAAGTTACCATTGTCTTTAAGGAGCCGAAGTAG
- a CDS encoding aminoacyl-histidine dipeptidase, producing MARATEGLKPELVWKYFEEVARVPRCSGNEAQISKYVAATAKRLGLAAKVDEVGNVVVRKPASPGRESARSVVLQGHLDMVGEKNKDKVHNFEKDPIELVRKDNLIMASGTTLGADNGIAIAANLAIMEDKSLEHGPLEFLFTVDEERGLTGAKNISSDFLQSKILLNLDSEEEGELYVGCAGGRDTVGTWKVEFDSAPAQATAALLKVTGLRGGHSGLEIDKGRGNALKIINRVLIGLSAYGARLSSLEGGNKRNAIPREADARLFIPKKAWEQAAHLVSQCNATIKAEYATVEPGLEISLTGLKGASKGKVIRNALQKKLCKTISALPHGVIKMSPDIPGLVQTSTNVAIVSTGRKALAVATSQRSSVASEIDEICQMVANVFDLGGAEVEASDGYPGWKPNLDSEILKIAKETYRSLYGKEPEVKAVHAGLECGIIGEKFPGMDMVSFGPTLQGVHSPDEKIYIDTVEKFWNYLLAILRNVN from the coding sequence ATGGCTAGAGCTACAGAGGGACTGAAGCCTGAACTGGTCTGGAAATATTTCGAGGAGGTTGCCCGCGTTCCCCGTTGCTCCGGCAATGAGGCGCAGATCAGCAAATACGTTGCCGCGACCGCGAAGCGGCTCGGACTTGCTGCCAAGGTAGATGAGGTGGGCAACGTGGTGGTACGGAAGCCCGCCTCTCCCGGCCGCGAGAGCGCCCGCAGCGTTGTCCTGCAGGGCCATCTCGACATGGTGGGCGAGAAGAACAAGGACAAAGTCCATAACTTTGAGAAAGATCCGATTGAACTCGTGCGGAAAGACAATTTGATCATGGCCAGCGGCACGACGCTCGGCGCCGACAATGGCATTGCCATAGCCGCCAACCTGGCCATCATGGAAGACAAGTCCCTGGAACACGGGCCGCTGGAGTTTCTCTTCACGGTAGATGAAGAGAGAGGGCTCACGGGAGCCAAGAACATCAGCAGCGACTTCCTGCAGAGCAAGATCCTGTTGAATCTGGATTCCGAGGAGGAAGGCGAGCTCTATGTCGGCTGCGCCGGAGGGCGAGACACGGTCGGCACCTGGAAGGTCGAGTTCGACTCTGCTCCGGCGCAGGCAACGGCAGCCCTGCTCAAAGTGACGGGGCTGCGCGGAGGCCATTCCGGGTTGGAGATCGACAAGGGCCGAGGCAACGCCCTCAAGATCATCAATCGCGTGTTGATCGGCCTTTCTGCTTACGGGGCCCGGCTTTCGAGCCTCGAGGGGGGCAACAAGCGGAATGCGATCCCGCGCGAGGCGGATGCAAGACTGTTCATCCCCAAGAAGGCGTGGGAACAGGCGGCCCATCTCGTGTCCCAGTGCAATGCCACCATCAAGGCCGAATATGCCACCGTGGAACCGGGCCTTGAGATCAGCCTCACCGGGCTGAAGGGCGCAAGCAAAGGCAAGGTCATCAGGAACGCCCTTCAGAAAAAACTCTGCAAGACCATCTCGGCACTGCCGCACGGAGTGATCAAGATGAGTCCGGACATCCCCGGCCTGGTTCAAACCTCGACCAATGTCGCCATAGTCTCCACCGGCAGGAAGGCCCTCGCCGTGGCCACGAGCCAGCGCAGCTCCGTGGCATCGGAGATCGATGAGATCTGCCAGATGGTCGCAAATGTGTTTGACCTTGGCGGAGCGGAGGTCGAGGCCTCGGACGGTTACCCAGGTTGGAAGCCCAATCTGGATTCTGAGATTTTGAAGATCGCCAAGGAAACCTACAGGTCCCTCTACGGCAAGGAGCCCGAGGTAAAGGCGGTCCATGCCGGATTGGAGTGCGGCATCATCGGCGAGAAATTCCCGGGTATGGATATGGTCTCGTTCGGGCCGACGCTGCAGGGCGTGCATTCCCCGGATGAGAAAATCTACATCGACACCGTGGAGAAATTCTGGAATTATCTGCTCGCGATCCTCAGGAACGTGAACTGA
- a CDS encoding oligopeptide transporter, OPT family, translated as MREFSLRAIILGLIMTGILGAANAYLGLKAGMTIAATYPAAVIGMSLLRLMKGSLLEENMARTIGSIGESVAAGAAFTIPGFVLAGLWPGLGMDKFWQSVALMIIGGLLGILFVTLLRRVMVEDPELPFPESVAASEIHKAGQQGSKAAKILFANMGFGALINALGQFNIFAPVRTFTINIGALGKSLLLRTSLNPNVTRVTTGGVSTFNSPAISPAYIGVGYIIGPRLAALNFAGGLLAWGLLVPLLTYMLGPSLQASLPAGSEVGWGTIAGAVYFSIVRPIAVGGMLVGACFTLFRMRKQLGVGMARAISDLKKSAEVHKSTERHERDLNMKAVFLGVALVFVAMIGLYYYFISGAGNLTSTKIIGGAVGAAAVMVILGFFFAAVSGNLVGMIGSSNNPVSGLTLCTLVVAALLMVALGVAGAGGVAAVLGVAAVVCVSSAVAGEMLQDLKVGHILGGTPAKMQIGDIFGVIVSAPILFYVLMLLHRAYTFGSPQLAAPQAGLMAMLSKGIVGGDMPWPLVVVGILMGIALIMVQVRSPMLFSVGMYLPVETTFAIFVGGIIRWATDQFRDRRNLNVAQKARVENAGILVASGLIAGEALCGLVIAGIYRGTPEPVFQSPHWIGMIIAAVALIYVMIKVPLANAGRPEEPAPPTAIM; from the coding sequence ATGAGGGAATTCAGCCTCAGGGCCATCATCCTCGGCCTTATCATGACCGGCATCCTGGGTGCTGCCAACGCGTACCTGGGGCTGAAAGCAGGCATGACGATCGCTGCGACCTACCCGGCAGCGGTCATCGGCATGTCGCTTTTGCGACTGATGAAGGGATCGCTGCTGGAAGAGAACATGGCACGCACCATCGGCTCAATCGGCGAGTCCGTCGCTGCCGGAGCCGCTTTCACCATACCGGGATTCGTGCTTGCAGGCCTTTGGCCCGGACTGGGCATGGACAAGTTCTGGCAATCGGTCGCGCTCATGATCATCGGCGGCCTGCTCGGCATACTTTTCGTCACCCTTCTCCGCCGCGTCATGGTGGAGGACCCGGAGCTTCCCTTCCCCGAGTCGGTTGCGGCTTCAGAAATCCATAAGGCAGGCCAGCAGGGTTCCAAGGCCGCGAAGATCCTGTTCGCCAACATGGGCTTTGGCGCCTTGATCAACGCGCTCGGGCAGTTCAACATTTTCGCGCCCGTAAGGACGTTCACCATCAACATCGGCGCGCTCGGCAAGAGCCTGCTGCTGCGCACCAGCCTCAACCCGAACGTCACCAGGGTCACAACCGGCGGGGTGAGCACGTTCAATTCGCCGGCCATCAGTCCCGCCTACATCGGGGTCGGCTACATCATCGGCCCGCGCCTGGCGGCGCTGAATTTTGCCGGCGGCCTGCTCGCCTGGGGTTTGCTGGTTCCCCTGCTGACCTACATGCTCGGTCCTTCTCTGCAGGCGTCTTTGCCCGCCGGCTCCGAGGTCGGGTGGGGCACGATTGCGGGTGCAGTCTACTTCTCCATCGTCCGCCCGATCGCCGTCGGCGGCATGCTCGTGGGCGCCTGCTTCACGCTTTTCCGCATGCGCAAGCAGCTCGGTGTGGGTATGGCGCGGGCGATAAGCGACCTGAAGAAATCGGCTGAAGTCCACAAATCGACGGAACGCCATGAGCGTGACCTGAACATGAAGGCCGTCTTCCTCGGTGTGGCCCTGGTGTTTGTCGCGATGATCGGCCTGTACTACTACTTCATCTCCGGCGCCGGCAACCTGACATCGACGAAGATCATCGGCGGCGCCGTCGGAGCCGCGGCGGTGATGGTGATCCTCGGCTTTTTCTTCGCAGCGGTTTCGGGCAACCTGGTCGGCATGATCGGCTCTTCCAATAACCCGGTCTCCGGCCTCACACTCTGCACGCTCGTTGTCGCGGCTCTGCTCATGGTAGCCCTCGGCGTTGCCGGGGCAGGAGGTGTAGCGGCCGTGCTCGGAGTTGCGGCGGTGGTCTGCGTCTCGTCGGCCGTCGCTGGAGAGATGCTGCAGGATCTGAAGGTGGGCCATATTCTGGGCGGCACGCCCGCCAAGATGCAGATCGGCGACATCTTCGGCGTCATCGTCTCGGCACCGATATTGTTCTACGTGCTGATGCTGCTCCATCGCGCCTATACTTTCGGGAGCCCACAATTGGCGGCGCCCCAGGCAGGACTTATGGCCATGCTTTCCAAGGGAATTGTCGGTGGCGACATGCCATGGCCGCTGGTAGTGGTTGGCATCCTGATGGGAATCGCTCTGATCATGGTCCAGGTCCGCAGTCCGATGCTGTTTTCAGTCGGCATGTATCTGCCCGTCGAGACGACGTTCGCGATCTTTGTGGGAGGCATCATCCGTTGGGCCACCGACCAGTTCCGCGACCGCCGGAATCTCAACGTTGCCCAGAAGGCGCGCGTGGAGAACGCCGGCATCCTCGTCGCATCCGGGCTCATCGCGGGCGAGGCGCTCTGCGGACTCGTGATTGCCGGCATCTACCGCGGCACCCCGGAACCTGTTTTTCAGTCGCCCCACTGGATCGGCATGATCATTGCGGCTGTCGCCCTGATCTACGTCATGATCAAGGTGCCGCTGGCCAACGCCGGCAGGCCGGAGGAACCGGCGCCGCCAACCGCGATCATGTAA